A region from the Methylocella sp. genome encodes:
- a CDS encoding AraC family transcriptional regulator: MIDLLGCNAVNPRTVRTQWAYSRPMTDGISELGILRGRGCGLAMHFHEEFQITFVLAGRRALQLGDDVIELTSRQCACIPAWTPHRSLEGSSDLVSVNAYLPAGHYAATAMLAEIEREWRMVEGFEWRELAALIRAHRADESAADRSIAVLSRGCESVSRRASRTGQSREGFSRAFAKRYGMPPHAFEIVCRLNRARDLLRAGEAVAATAAETGFADQSHLGRWFRRAFGVTPGRYRLG; this comes from the coding sequence ATGATCGATCTTCTCGGTTGCAACGCGGTTAACCCGAGGACCGTCCGCACTCAATGGGCTTACTCGCGCCCGATGACGGACGGGATTTCCGAACTCGGCATTTTGCGCGGGCGCGGCTGCGGGCTCGCCATGCATTTCCACGAAGAATTTCAGATCACCTTCGTTCTTGCCGGCCGCCGCGCGCTGCAATTGGGGGACGACGTCATCGAACTGACGTCCCGTCAGTGCGCCTGCATCCCCGCCTGGACGCCGCATCGCTCCCTCGAGGGATCTTCCGATCTTGTCAGCGTCAACGCCTATCTTCCAGCCGGCCACTATGCTGCGACGGCAATGCTGGCCGAGATCGAACGCGAATGGCGCATGGTCGAAGGATTTGAGTGGCGCGAGCTTGCAGCTCTCATCCGCGCCCACCGCGCGGACGAGAGCGCCGCCGACCGATCGATCGCGGTCCTTTCTCGCGGCTGCGAATCCGTAAGCCGCCGCGCCTCGCGGACAGGACAGAGCCGCGAAGGGTTTTCGCGCGCCTTCGCCAAGCGCTACGGCATGCCGCCGCACGCTTTCGAAATTGTCTGCCGGCTCAATCGCGCGCGGGACTTGCTGCGGGCCGGAGAAGCAGTTGCGGCCACGGCGGCGGAGACCGGCTTCGCCGATCAAAGTCATCTTGGCCGATGGTTTCGGCGCGCTTTCGGCGTAACTCCGGGCCGCTATCGCCTCGGCTGA
- a CDS encoding replicative DNA helicase, with product MPPTENLAQRLMRQTTAEPAFRLAPHNIEAEQALLGAILVNNDAFDRVSDFLKHEHFSEDVHRRIFDIAAQLIRAGKLASPITLKTFLGEHDLGGVTVPQYLARLAAEATTVINAEQYGRTIHDLAVRRDLILIGEDIVNAAYDAPVADSPREQIEEAERKLYSIAELGRYEGGFQRFSDALTIAVDMAAKAFERDGRLSGIATGLTDLDRYMGGLQASDLVIVAGRPGMGKTALATNIAFNIAKAYEFRMRPDGVPETTNGGIVGFFSLEMSAEQLATRVIAEQSGVASYKIRRGDITEIEFHRIAEAAREMQSIPFYIDQTGGLSIAQLTARARRLKRQRGLDLLVVDYLQLLGGSKSRGDSRVQEVTEITTGLKALAKEMNVPVIALSQLSRQVESRDDKRPQLSDLRESGSIEQDADVVMFVYREEYYLKNKQPREGTEEFVAWQTEMERAYGRAEVIIGKQRHGPTGSVELAFEAEVTRFSNLAREEALPEHR from the coding sequence ATGCCGCCAACCGAAAATCTCGCTCAAAGGCTCATGCGCCAAACGACGGCGGAGCCGGCCTTTCGCCTCGCCCCGCATAATATCGAGGCCGAGCAGGCCCTTCTTGGCGCGATCCTTGTCAATAATGACGCCTTCGATCGCGTCTCGGATTTTCTGAAACACGAGCATTTTTCCGAAGATGTGCACCGGCGCATCTTTGATATTGCGGCGCAATTGATCCGCGCCGGCAAGCTCGCCTCGCCAATCACGTTAAAGACGTTTCTCGGCGAGCACGACCTTGGCGGCGTCACCGTGCCGCAATATCTCGCCCGCCTCGCCGCTGAGGCGACGACCGTTATCAACGCGGAGCAATATGGCCGCACCATCCATGATCTCGCGGTGCGCCGCGATCTGATCCTAATTGGCGAGGATATCGTCAACGCGGCCTATGATGCGCCGGTCGCCGATTCGCCGCGCGAGCAAATCGAGGAAGCTGAGCGCAAGCTCTACTCGATCGCCGAACTTGGCCGCTATGAGGGAGGGTTCCAGCGCTTTTCCGACGCGCTGACCATAGCGGTCGACATGGCGGCGAAGGCTTTTGAGCGCGACGGACGCCTTTCGGGCATCGCCACCGGCCTTACTGATCTCGATCGCTACATGGGCGGATTGCAGGCCTCCGATCTTGTCATCGTGGCTGGCCGACCGGGCATGGGCAAGACCGCGCTCGCCACCAATATCGCCTTCAATATCGCCAAGGCCTATGAGTTCAGGATGCGTCCCGATGGCGTTCCCGAAACCACCAATGGCGGGATCGTCGGGTTCTTCTCGCTCGAAATGTCCGCCGAACAATTGGCGACCCGCGTCATCGCCGAACAATCAGGCGTCGCGTCCTATAAAATCCGCCGGGGCGATATAACGGAGATCGAATTTCATCGCATCGCCGAGGCCGCGCGGGAAATGCAGTCCATCCCGTTTTATATCGATCAGACCGGCGGTCTCTCTATTGCGCAATTGACCGCACGCGCGCGCCGCCTCAAGCGCCAGCGCGGACTTGATTTGCTCGTCGTCGATTATTTGCAATTGCTCGGCGGTTCAAAAAGCCGGGGCGACAGCCGCGTCCAGGAAGTGACGGAAATCACGACCGGGCTGAAAGCTTTGGCGAAAGAGATGAATGTTCCGGTAATCGCCCTCTCGCAATTGTCGCGGCAGGTCGAAAGCCGCGACGATAAGCGCCCGCAATTGTCGGATTTGCGCGAGTCGGGTTCGATCGAACAGGACGCCGACGTCGTCATGTTCGTTTATCGCGAGGAATATTATTTAAAGAACAAGCAGCCGCGCGAAGGGACCGAAGAATTTGTCGCGTGGCAGACCGAAATGGAGCGCGCCTATGGTCGAGCCGAAGTCATCATCGGCAAGCAGCGCCACGGCCCGACTGGCTCCGTCGAACTCGCTTTCGAGGCGGAAGTGACGCGATTTTCCAACCTCGCTCGCGAGGAAGCCCTGCCGGAGCATCGATGA
- the radA gene encoding DNA repair protein RadA, producing MVKQRPSFVCQNCGAVTNRWQGRCEACGEWNTIIEENAASGIGAQAALGSRKGRIFNLSNLIETDRPAPPRIMTGIGELDRVTGGGFVPGSVLLLGGEPGIGKSTLLIQACATLAGTDKRVVYISGEEAVDQVRLRAQRLGLGASPVELAAETSVEDIIATLSHGKRPTLVVIDSIQTMWTSLIESTPGTVSQVRGAAQALIRFAKTTGAAVILVGHVTKDGQIAGPRVVEHMVDAVISFEGEGGRDLRLLRAVKNRFGPTDEIGVFEMTGRGLAEVANPSALFLSARDAVAPGAAVFAGMEGSRPLLVEFQVLVAQSSLGTPRRAVVGWDASRLAMVVAVLEAHAGLKLGQYDIYLSVAGGLRVGEPAADLAAAAALVSSLSGISLAADSVFFGEIALSGAIRPVAHGLARLKEATKLGFCRATIPQGPPERGNGSSKDLIVSSCKHISGLVAEIGANKPRSDARQKRG from the coding sequence ATGGTTAAGCAGCGCCCCTCATTCGTCTGCCAGAATTGCGGAGCGGTCACCAATCGCTGGCAAGGACGCTGCGAGGCCTGCGGCGAATGGAACACCATTATTGAGGAGAACGCTGCGTCGGGGATCGGCGCGCAGGCGGCGCTCGGTTCCCGCAAAGGCCGGATTTTCAACCTCTCTAACCTGATCGAGACCGACCGTCCGGCGCCGCCGCGCATCATGACGGGCATAGGCGAGCTTGATCGCGTGACCGGCGGCGGCTTCGTCCCCGGCTCCGTGCTGCTGCTCGGCGGAGAACCGGGCATCGGCAAGTCAACCTTACTCATTCAGGCATGCGCCACTCTCGCCGGAACGGACAAACGCGTTGTCTATATTTCAGGCGAGGAGGCGGTGGATCAGGTTCGCCTCCGCGCCCAGCGCCTTGGCCTCGGTGCAAGTCCCGTAGAGCTCGCCGCCGAGACCAGCGTCGAAGACATCATAGCAACGCTCAGCCACGGCAAGCGCCCGACCCTCGTGGTGATCGATTCGATCCAGACCATGTGGACGAGCCTCATCGAATCGACGCCCGGCACTGTCAGTCAGGTACGCGGCGCGGCGCAGGCCCTGATTCGTTTTGCGAAGACGACGGGCGCAGCGGTAATTCTCGTCGGCCACGTCACGAAAGACGGTCAGATCGCCGGACCGCGCGTAGTCGAACATATGGTCGATGCAGTGATTTCTTTCGAAGGCGAAGGCGGCCGCGATCTTCGGTTACTCCGCGCGGTCAAAAACCGCTTCGGCCCGACCGATGAAATTGGCGTCTTCGAGATGACCGGCCGCGGGCTTGCCGAAGTCGCCAATCCGTCAGCGCTCTTTCTATCGGCGCGAGACGCCGTGGCCCCCGGAGCCGCAGTCTTCGCCGGGATGGAAGGCTCACGTCCGCTTCTTGTGGAGTTTCAGGTCCTTGTCGCGCAAAGCTCGCTCGGGACGCCGCGCCGCGCCGTGGTTGGGTGGGACGCCTCGCGCCTCGCGATGGTCGTCGCCGTTCTCGAAGCGCACGCAGGGCTGAAGCTCGGTCAATATGACATTTATCTCAGCGTCGCGGGCGGCTTGCGAGTTGGCGAGCCGGCGGCTGACCTTGCCGCCGCGGCGGCTCTGGTCTCGTCTTTGAGCGGCATCAGCCTTGCCGCCGATTCGGTATTCTTTGGCGAAATCGCGCTATCGGGCGCGATCCGTCCGGTGGCGCATGGCCTCGCGCGGCTCAAGGAGGCGACCAAGCTCGGATTTTGCCGCGCGACGATACCTCAAGGGCCGCCGGAGCGCGGAAACGGGTCTTCCAAAGATCTCATTGTGAGCAGCTGCAAGCATATTTCAGGTTTGGTCGCGGAAATCGGCGCAAACAAGCCGAGGTCGGACGCACGGCAAAAGCGGGGTTGA
- a CDS encoding CvpA family protein encodes MPSYLDLGLIVVVLISAFLAMLRGLTREVLAIASWGAAAVAAIYLHPLLLPYVKPYISKEPVALAVSAAAVFFATLIIVSLITIKLSDAILDSKVGALDRSLGFVFGAARGLLLCVIAFVFFSWLVPEKTQPEWVKSARMRPLLRATGDQLMAFLPDDPEGLLAKLKKPKAGPSEEPAPDSDIEQKPASPAPADKTGGGKKT; translated from the coding sequence ATGCCATCCTATCTCGATCTAGGCTTGATCGTCGTCGTATTGATTTCAGCTTTTCTCGCAATGCTGCGCGGGTTGACCCGCGAGGTTCTCGCCATCGCCTCCTGGGGCGCGGCGGCGGTCGCGGCGATTTATCTTCATCCGCTGCTTCTTCCTTACGTCAAACCCTACATCAGCAAGGAGCCGGTCGCGCTCGCCGTTTCAGCCGCCGCCGTGTTTTTCGCGACCCTGATCATCGTCTCGCTGATCACCATCAAATTGTCTGATGCAATTCTCGATTCCAAGGTTGGCGCGCTCGATCGCTCTCTCGGATTTGTCTTCGGCGCGGCGCGAGGCCTGCTCCTCTGCGTTATCGCCTTCGTCTTTTTCAGCTGGCTCGTTCCCGAAAAAACCCAGCCCGAATGGGTGAAGTCGGCGCGCATGCGGCCGCTTTTGCGAGCGACCGGCGACCAGCTCATGGCCTTTCTTCCCGATGATCCGGAAGGCCTTCTCGCCAAGCTCAAGAAACCCAAAGCGGGGCCCAGCGAAGAGCCTGCGCCGGACAGCGATATCGAGCAGAAGCCGGCGTCGCCGGCTCCGGCGGACAAGACCGGCGGCGGCAAAAAGACCTGA
- the purF gene encoding amidophosphoribosyltransferase, whose product MADAGNSDQDSMDFDLDGDRLREECGVFGIFGHPDAAAITALGLHALQHRGQEAAGIVSFDGRRYNSERRLGLVGDHFSKASTIQRLPGESAIGHVRYSTMGETILRNVQPLFAELNSGGFAVAHNGNLTNGLSLRRELVQSGAIYQSTSDTEVILHLMARSRRPRVVERFIEALRAIEGAYALVALSNKKLIGARDPLGIRPLVLGELDGHYILASETCALDIIGARFVRDIENGEIVVISESGIESLHPFPPRQMRSCIFEYIYFARPDSVVHGRPVYDVRKAMGAQLARESGVEADVVVPVPDSGVPAAIGYAQQSGIPFELGIIRNHYIGRTFIQPTQSVRELGVRLKHSANRAVVAGKRIVLIDDSIVRGTTSVKIVQMMRDAGAREVHFRISSPPITHPDYYGIDTPVRENLLAATHTLEEMREYIGCDSLAFLSVDGTYRAMGENGRDPMRPQFTDHCFTGDYPTHLTDVSGETKSQLSLLAEAS is encoded by the coding sequence ATGGCCGATGCTGGGAATTCCGACCAGGATTCGATGGATTTCGATCTCGACGGCGATCGATTGCGCGAAGAGTGCGGGGTGTTCGGCATATTCGGCCACCCGGACGCCGCAGCGATTACAGCGCTTGGTCTGCACGCCTTGCAGCATCGCGGTCAGGAGGCGGCGGGCATCGTCTCTTTCGATGGTCGGCGATACAATTCGGAGCGCCGGCTGGGTCTTGTCGGCGATCATTTTTCCAAAGCTTCAACCATACAGCGGCTTCCCGGCGAATCGGCGATCGGCCACGTGCGCTATTCGACGATGGGCGAAACCATTCTGCGCAATGTGCAGCCGCTGTTCGCGGAATTGAACTCCGGCGGTTTTGCGGTCGCTCATAACGGCAATCTCACCAATGGGCTTTCGCTTCGACGCGAACTTGTGCAGAGCGGCGCGATCTATCAGTCGACCTCCGATACCGAAGTGATCCTTCATCTCATGGCGCGGAGCCGGCGCCCGCGCGTGGTCGAGCGCTTCATTGAGGCCTTGCGCGCCATCGAAGGGGCATATGCGCTCGTCGCGCTCTCGAACAAGAAACTGATCGGCGCCCGCGATCCTCTCGGCATCCGGCCGCTTGTGCTTGGCGAACTCGACGGACATTACATTCTTGCCTCTGAAACCTGCGCGCTCGACATAATTGGCGCGCGTTTCGTACGCGATATCGAAAACGGCGAAATCGTCGTCATTTCTGAAAGCGGCATCGAGAGCCTGCACCCATTTCCGCCGCGACAAATGCGCTCATGCATTTTCGAATATATTTATTTCGCGCGGCCGGATTCCGTTGTCCATGGACGCCCTGTCTATGATGTGCGGAAGGCGATGGGCGCGCAGCTTGCGCGCGAGTCGGGCGTTGAGGCGGATGTCGTGGTGCCCGTGCCGGACTCGGGCGTGCCTGCCGCTATCGGCTATGCGCAGCAATCTGGCATTCCGTTTGAACTTGGCATCATCCGTAATCACTACATCGGCCGCACCTTCATTCAGCCGACCCAATCCGTCCGCGAACTGGGCGTTCGTCTGAAGCACAGCGCCAATCGCGCCGTAGTCGCCGGCAAACGCATCGTGCTGATTGATGATTCCATCGTACGCGGCACGACCTCGGTCAAAATCGTCCAGATGATGCGCGACGCAGGCGCGCGCGAAGTGCATTTCAGGATTTCTTCGCCGCCGATCACTCATCCAGATTATTACGGCATCGATACGCCGGTGCGCGAAAATCTGCTCGCCGCAACGCATACGCTCGAGGAAATGCGCGAATATATTGGCTGCGATTCGCTGGCGTTTCTGTCGGTTGACGGCACCTATCGCGCAATGGGCGAGAACGGCCGGGATCCGATGCGTCCGCAGTTCACCGATCACTGTTTCACCGGCGATTATCCAACCCATCTGACCGATGTTAGCGGTGAAACGAAAAGCCAGCTTTCGCTCCTAGCCGAGGCAAGCTAG
- a CDS encoding SDR family NAD(P)-dependent oxidoreductase encodes MSDSLGGRIALVTGASRGIGRAVALELARAGAHIIALARTQGALEELDDAIRALGGEATLTPCDIKDFDALDRLGRAIYERWGKLDILIGNAGVLGPVTPLGHVEPRQWEDTFAVNVTANWRLIRSLDPLLRASEAGRAVFISAGAGYAADFAPYWGPYVASKAALDALVRTYAAETKNITAVRVMAVNPGPLRTRMRASAMPGEDPMSLRTPEDLAPKIVALCGPNWTQTGKLYDFPQDRVLSFVAPG; translated from the coding sequence ATGTCTGATTCTCTTGGCGGCCGCATCGCTCTTGTGACCGGCGCTTCACGCGGCATTGGCCGCGCCGTTGCTCTGGAGCTCGCGAGGGCTGGCGCGCATATTATCGCTCTCGCCCGCACTCAGGGCGCGCTCGAGGAACTCGATGACGCGATCCGCGCCTTGGGCGGGGAAGCCACTCTAACGCCCTGCGATATTAAGGATTTCGACGCGCTCGATCGTCTCGGTAGGGCCATTTATGAGCGTTGGGGAAAGCTCGACATCCTCATTGGCAACGCCGGCGTTTTAGGGCCAGTCACGCCGCTCGGCCATGTCGAGCCGCGCCAATGGGAGGATACATTCGCGGTGAATGTCACCGCCAATTGGCGCCTCATTCGTTCTCTCGATCCCCTCCTCCGCGCTTCTGAGGCGGGGCGCGCGGTATTCATCTCAGCCGGCGCAGGCTATGCGGCTGATTTCGCCCCTTACTGGGGACCTTACGTGGCATCGAAGGCGGCGCTCGACGCTTTGGTGCGCACCTATGCGGCGGAGACGAAGAACATCACGGCGGTCAGAGTGATGGCCGTCAATCCCGGTCCGCTACGCACGCGCATGCGCGCCTCGGCGATGCCAGGCGAAGATCCGATGAGCTTGCGGACGCCGGAAGATCTTGCGCCCAAAATCGTCGCCCTTTGCGGGCCAAACTGGACGCAGACCGGCAAGCTGTATGACTTTCCGCAAGACCGCGTGCTGAGTTTTGTCGCGCCCGGCTAG
- a CDS encoding sigma-70 family RNA polymerase sigma factor: MQSVEQQAGLAKLLVAVGSGDRAAFRQLYDQTSPKLFAIILRIIRNRSLAEDILQDVFLRIWRNAGAFSIEAGPPQAWLNSITRNRTIDVLRQKNLTSLPDHLEDGDWGDKIAEPRDREADIMDIAALRHCLGEIEEPARSCVLLAYYEGYSRDELAVRFDKPVNTVKTWLHRSLIALKACLQTAQ; the protein is encoded by the coding sequence TTGCAAAGCGTTGAGCAACAAGCCGGCCTCGCAAAGCTCCTCGTCGCTGTGGGGAGCGGGGATCGCGCTGCTTTCCGCCAGCTCTACGATCAAACATCGCCGAAACTTTTCGCGATAATATTACGTATCATTCGCAACAGATCTCTGGCGGAAGATATTCTCCAAGATGTTTTTCTTAGAATTTGGCGCAACGCTGGCGCTTTTTCTATTGAGGCGGGGCCGCCCCAAGCCTGGCTCAACTCCATTACCCGCAATCGTACAATCGATGTGCTGCGCCAGAAGAATCTGACATCTCTCCCCGATCACTTGGAAGATGGCGACTGGGGCGACAAAATCGCCGAGCCGCGCGATCGCGAGGCGGACATCATGGACATCGCGGCTTTGCGCCATTGTCTCGGAGAAATAGAAGAGCCGGCCCGAAGCTGCGTTCTGTTGGCTTATTACGAAGGTTATTCTCGGGATGAACTTGCCGTCCGCTTCGATAAGCCCGTGAATACGGTCAAGACATGGCTGCATCGAAGCCTTATTGCTTTGAAAGCATGCCTGCAAACGGCCCAATGA
- a CDS encoding anti-sigma factor, which produces MSEEREILAAEYVLGTLHVDERTLFASVLAHDEAARAAVAEWEKRLAPLSVAIADVAPPPVIWERIENALPPSQSRAFLAPSFAAIEGGLTERPTMAALRRSLNRWRGAALSVGAVAALLAIFVADRELFHHKSVLPSYVAVVNRGGDHPALIVRVDLGSGNVFVRPVAVEAPSGKSLELWYIDQGKAPKSMGVVAGDAIKMPLPAGLSLEKATFAVTVEPEGGSPTGDPTGPVIYSGQLIKE; this is translated from the coding sequence ATGAGCGAGGAACGCGAAATTCTGGCGGCGGAATATGTGCTCGGCACCTTGCACGTGGATGAGCGAACGCTTTTTGCAAGCGTGCTCGCGCATGATGAAGCGGCGCGCGCGGCCGTCGCCGAATGGGAAAAGCGCCTTGCGCCGCTCAGCGTCGCTATTGCCGACGTAGCGCCGCCGCCAGTGATCTGGGAGCGGATCGAAAATGCCCTTCCGCCTTCGCAAAGCCGCGCGTTCCTCGCGCCGTCTTTTGCCGCGATCGAAGGCGGCCTGACCGAGCGTCCGACAATGGCGGCGCTGCGCCGCTCGCTCAATCGGTGGCGCGGAGCGGCGCTGAGCGTCGGCGCGGTGGCGGCCTTGCTGGCGATTTTCGTCGCCGACCGTGAATTATTCCACCACAAAAGCGTGTTGCCTTCATACGTGGCGGTGGTCAATCGCGGCGGCGATCACCCAGCGCTTATCGTTCGCGTAGATCTTGGCTCCGGCAATGTGTTCGTGCGCCCTGTTGCTGTCGAAGCCCCGTCCGGCAAAAGCCTGGAGCTTTGGTATATCGACCAAGGCAAGGCACCAAAATCAATGGGCGTCGTGGCCGGCGACGCGATCAAAATGCCGTTGCCTGCCGGACTGTCGCTGGAGAAGGCGACGTTCGCCGTGACAGTTGAGCCCGAAGGCGGCTCCCCCACGGGCGATCCGACGGGCCCAGTCATTTATTCCGGACAGCTCATCAAAGAGTGA
- the xseA gene encoding exodeoxyribonuclease VII large subunit: MPEPAATNAPELTVSELSNALKRTIEDRFGFVRVRGEISNYRGPHSSGHAYFCLKDQTARIDAVVWKGVLGRLRVKPQEGLEVIATGKITTFPGKSTYQIVIEAIEPAGIGALMALFEERRRKLAAEGLFDEARKQLLPFLPRRIGVVTSPTGSVIRDILHRIADRFPRPVLVWPVRVQGETSAAEVTAAIEGFNALPDHGPLARPDVIIVARGGGSLEDLWSFNEEIVVRAVAQSLLPIISAIGHETDWTLIDHAADLRAPTPTGAAEKAVPVRMELAAALADLSRRHNGATFRLLDRRRGEFRALVRALPQSEAILALPRQRLDNTANRFSGAILRGHDRQRIGLARLSHRLAQQSPQAKMGRASERLIALEQRMRRCLEIGNDRRAQAVRQTGLRLANARFAGAKIARERIAAARHRLNGLAQRLAHSFRTQIAARRAEIRTLDQLLGSLGYRQVLARGFALVRDADQRPLRMAAEIADGAVLDIEFSDGHKAAVAGPAAGAPGRGRGKVSNGGTETKKREQGSLF, translated from the coding sequence ATGCCTGAACCTGCGGCGACCAATGCGCCGGAACTGACCGTCAGCGAATTATCCAACGCCCTGAAGCGAACCATCGAGGATCGTTTTGGCTTCGTGCGGGTGCGCGGCGAGATCTCCAACTATCGCGGGCCGCATTCCTCCGGTCACGCATATTTCTGCCTCAAGGATCAGACCGCACGTATCGACGCCGTGGTCTGGAAGGGCGTCCTCGGTCGATTGCGCGTGAAGCCGCAAGAGGGCCTCGAGGTTATCGCCACCGGAAAAATCACGACCTTTCCCGGTAAGTCGACGTACCAGATCGTAATCGAGGCGATTGAACCGGCTGGCATCGGCGCTCTTATGGCGCTTTTCGAGGAGCGTCGCCGCAAACTCGCCGCCGAAGGTCTCTTCGATGAAGCGCGCAAGCAATTGCTGCCGTTTCTGCCCCGGCGGATCGGCGTCGTGACTTCGCCGACGGGCTCCGTCATCCGCGACATTCTGCACCGGATCGCGGATCGCTTTCCGCGTCCGGTTCTGGTCTGGCCTGTGCGCGTTCAGGGCGAGACGTCGGCTGCCGAAGTCACGGCGGCGATTGAAGGCTTCAATGCGCTGCCGGACCACGGCCCGTTGGCGCGGCCCGATGTTATCATCGTCGCGCGGGGCGGCGGCTCGCTGGAGGACCTCTGGAGCTTCAACGAGGAAATTGTGGTGCGCGCGGTTGCGCAAAGCCTTCTTCCAATCATTTCGGCGATTGGACACGAGACGGATTGGACCTTGATTGATCACGCCGCCGATCTGCGCGCGCCGACGCCGACGGGAGCGGCGGAAAAGGCCGTTCCCGTGCGCATGGAGTTGGCGGCGGCGCTCGCAGATCTCAGCCGCCGCCATAATGGGGCGACGTTCCGTCTCCTCGATCGCCGCCGCGGCGAATTCCGCGCTCTCGTGCGCGCGCTGCCGCAAAGCGAGGCTATTCTCGCCCTGCCCCGCCAACGTCTCGACAATACGGCCAATCGCTTTTCAGGCGCGATTCTGCGCGGGCATGATCGCCAGCGCATTGGCCTCGCGCGACTCTCGCATCGCCTCGCCCAACAGTCGCCGCAAGCCAAAATGGGCCGCGCCAGCGAACGGCTCATCGCGCTCGAACAAAGAATGCGCCGCTGTCTCGAAATCGGCAACGACCGGCGAGCGCAGGCTGTACGGCAAACCGGATTGAGACTGGCCAATGCGCGTTTTGCAGGAGCCAAAATCGCGCGCGAAAGAATCGCAGCGGCGCGCCATCGTCTGAATGGCCTGGCGCAGCGCCTGGCGCATAGTTTTCGCACGCAGATTGCGGCGCGGCGGGCTGAAATCAGAACTCTCGATCAATTGCTTGGCAGCCTCGGCTATCGACAGGTTCTCGCGCGGGGGTTTGCTCTAGTTCGAGACGCGGATCAGCGGCCTTTGCGGATGGCCGCCGAAATAGCCGACGGCGCGGTTCTCGATATTGAGTTCTCAGATGGTCACAAGGCGGCGGTCGCCGGGCCAGCGGCAGGCGCGCCGGGACGCGGTAGAGGCAAAGTCTCGAATGGCGGAACCGAGACGAAAAAACGTGAGCAAGGATCGTTGTTTTAG
- the murI gene encoding glutamate racemase, protein MDSVAGMAHSPKILVFDSGLGGLTVFAEIALLRPDAKFIYAADDAGFPYGALPEAALAPRVIAVMQRLIANYAPDVAVIACNTASTLVLPHLRARFPQLPFIGTVPAIKPAAIQSRSKLISVLATPGTVARDYTRDLVRSYAADCSVTLVGSSALASLAEAFMQGDAPSDAAILREIVPAFVEAEGRRTDAIALACTHYPLLIGQLERLAPWPVTWIDPAPAIARRTDHVLSEDLGLRSNSARSPTEAPNCALFTGETPPGPQLVEALRRRGIGKIHMEPMPLVFA, encoded by the coding sequence ATGGATTCGGTTGCCGGCATGGCTCACTCGCCCAAAATTCTCGTGTTCGATTCCGGCCTTGGCGGCCTGACCGTGTTCGCTGAAATCGCGCTGTTGCGGCCTGATGCGAAATTCATCTACGCCGCCGACGATGCCGGCTTCCCCTATGGCGCCTTGCCGGAAGCGGCTTTGGCGCCGCGGGTTATAGCGGTGATGCAGAGGTTGATTGCGAACTATGCGCCCGATGTCGCGGTCATCGCCTGCAACACGGCCTCGACCCTCGTGCTGCCGCATTTGCGGGCGCGCTTTCCGCAATTGCCCTTTATCGGCACGGTGCCCGCAATTAAGCCGGCGGCGATCCAATCGCGCTCAAAGCTGATTTCGGTTCTGGCGACGCCCGGCACCGTCGCGCGCGACTACACTCGCGACCTCGTGCGCAGCTATGCCGCCGATTGCAGCGTGACGCTGGTCGGCTCTTCCGCCCTCGCCAGCCTCGCGGAGGCATTTATGCAGGGAGACGCGCCTTCGGACGCAGCGATCTTGAGGGAAATCGTCCCGGCCTTTGTCGAGGCCGAAGGACGCCGAACCGACGCCATCGCGCTCGCCTGCACCCATTATCCCCTATTAATCGGGCAGTTGGAGCGGCTGGCTCCCTGGCCCGTGACCTGGATCGACCCGGCGCCGGCAATCGCCCGCCGCACCGACCATGTCCTTTCCGAGGACCTCGGCCTTCGTTCAAATTCCGCCCGTTCGCCGACGGAGGCGCCTAATTGCGCCCTTTTCACCGGCGAGACGCCGCCGGGACCGCAACTCGTCGAGGCGCTGCGCCGTCGCGGGATCGGGAAGATCCACATGGAGCCGATGCCGCTGGTTTTTGCGTAA